In Thermodesulfobacteriota bacterium, the genomic stretch TGAGTGACCAGGGAATCTCATATTCAACTATTGCAAGAAGGCCTTTTCCGCGCTTCCGCGCGGTTTTTGAGGGTAAGGCTCGCTTGCTAACCCCCTCCCCCATCCCGTGAACGGGCCCCTGAAGTCGCTTTGCTCCTGACTTCCCCGGCCCGTTCACGCTCTTCCTCCCTAAGGCTACGCTCGCCTTACCCTCCGGGGTTTGTTAAAGACAAAAAAAATCTCACAGCACTTTTGTTTTTGCATCATTGCTGTCCCGTTAACTTCCCCCCTTTTCTAAAAGGGGGGCGAGGGGGGATTAAAACATTCGAAAAATCCCCCTCTTATCCCCCTTTTTCAAAGGGGGATGATTCCGTATCTTATCTTCAGGTCGGAATTCATGTCATGAAAGCATAGCGCCGCAGGTCATAGGCAATAAAACACCTTCTTTTTGCTACGACCCCGTTACCTTATTGAATACCTTTAGAGAAACGGTCAGAAACCCCCGGCCTTCAGGCCGGGGAGCGGTTCATTAAAGATTAATGGGACAGCAGTGTTTTTGCATTTAAAACAACCCAGGGCATAAGGCGGAGCGAACATGGGGATGGGGGAGGGGCGGGCGAGGCGGGGCAGCAGGAGCGAGGCCGAAGGCCGAGCGACATAAGGGCCTAGCCCGGAGGAGGGAGGCGGAAAGAGAGCGGAGCCTTATGCCCAAAAAGAGCGCGGCAGCGCGATAAAGGGCCTTTTGGCAATAAGGCAAAGCAGGTGATGCCGCTCCTAAGGATGACAAAGGAGAGAGGCGAGACCCTCGAACCGCACGGAGGCGCGGAAAGGGTCTTTTCCGTATACTAAGAAAGCGCGGAGCCCTTATGCCCAAAAAGAGCGCGGCAGCGCGCAAAAAGGCCTTTTGCACCAGCCCTGGGTACCGGAGCGGTGCCCCCTTTTTCCATAGCGTAACCCGCCTGTAACACGGCTGTAACAATTCTCCTGTAAAGTCAGCTCAAAAAGCGGAATAAAAAGGAAACCGGATATGAAAAAGATACTACTTTTAGCGCTGATATTCCTGGGTTTGTCGGTCGGCACTGCCTCGGCCCAGCTCATAAACGGCGCTGGCGCGACATTCCCGTACCCGCTCTACTCCAAGTGGGCGTATGAATACAACAGGGCTACAGGGGTGAGGCTCAACTACCAGTCCATCGGGAGCGGCGGCGGCATAAGGCAGGTCACGGCAGGCACAGTGGACTTCGGCGCGTCGGACGCGCCCCTCGGGGCAAAGGAGCTCGGGGACGCGGGCCTCGTACAGTTCCCGATGGCGGTCGGCGGGGTCGTGCCGGTCGTGAACCTCGAAGGGGTGAGCCCCGGAAGCCTCCAGCTCACCGGAGAGGTCCTTGCCGACATCTTCCTCGGGAAGATAACCAAATGGAACGACCAGCGGATAGCCGCGCTCAACCCCGGGGTGAAGCTCCCTGACACTAAGATAACTGTCGTACACCGCTCTGACGGAAGCGGCACGACATGGATATTCGCGAACTACCTGTCAAAGGTGAGCCCCGAATGGAAGGGCAAGGTGGGCTTCGGCACGGCGGTCAATTGGCCCGCGGGCGTCGGCGGCAAGGGTAACGAGGGTGTGGCCATGTACGTAAAGAGGATGAAGAACTCCATCGGATACGTCGAGTACGCGTACGCCATCCAGAACAAGCTCACCCACGCAAAGCTCAGCAACAAGGCGGGGAGCTTTGTAGAGCCCTCCATGGAGACTTTCCAGTCAGCCGCGGCCAACGCCGACTGGAAGGGCACGCCAGGTTTCGGGGTAGTCCTAACGGACCAGTCCGGAAAAGACTCGTGGCCCATTGCAGGCGCGACCTTCATACTCGTAAAGAAAAACCAGTCGGACTGCAAAAAGGCTACAGAGGTCTTGAAGTTCTTTGGTTGGGCCTACAGGAACGGGGCGGAAATGGCGAAGTCGCTCGATTACGTTCCCATCCCGCCCGCAGTGTACGGCCTCATGGAGGCAGCGTGGGCGCGGGATATAAAATGCAATTCGCAGCCGGTCTGGGGCAAATAGGATTTCAAGCCGCGCCTGCAAGGGGCGGCTTTTTTGTGGAAACCGCGAACCTTTTGGAATAATATCAAGCCGATGCCGGAAAAAGCAGACGAGAAGGTACGGATGCCGTCAAGAGATATCCCCGAGAAAGGGGCTTCGGACAGGGGCCCGGCAGCCGCGGCGCGGAGATACGCCGCGGCCAGGGCAGGGGACGCGGTATTCAAGGGCGCGGCCTGGTTCTTCGCCGCATCTGTTATCGCCCTGATGCTCCTCATATTCGTCATCCTCCTAAAGGAGTCCTGGCTTTCCATCAAGACCTTCGGCCTCGGTTTCCTTGTAAGCTCCACCTGGGACCCGGTCGCCCTCCAATTCGGCGCGCTCCCGTCCGTTTACGGCACACTGGTCTCCTCCGCTATAGCGATAATAATTGCGCTCCCCATAAGCATAGGCATAGCGATATTCCTTACGGAGATGGCCCCCAAGCGCGTAAGCGGGCCGGTTGGGTCGGCAATCGAGCTCCTGGCCTCGATACCGAGCATCATCTACGGCATGTGGGGGCTATTCGTATTCGCGCCGGTGCTTTCCGAGCACGTCGAGCCGTTCCTTATCGACCGGCTGGGCTTCATCCCGCTATTTTCAGGCGCGCCGCTCGGCATAGGCATGCTCCCGGCGGGCTTCATCCTCGCCATAATGATAATCCCGTTCATATCATCCGTCACAAGGGACATCTTCCGCATGGTCCCTCCCATGCTCAAGGAATCGGGCTATGGGGTGGGGGCCACCAAGTGGGAGGTGATATGGAAGATAGTGATACCGTACACGAGGTCCGGGATAATAGGGGCCGTGATACTCGGCCTCGGCAGGGCGCTCGGAGAGACGATGGCGGTAACCTTCCTTATAGGGAACGCCCAGAACATAAGCATCTCGCTCCTCGACCCGGCAACTTCCATCTCGGCAACTCTCGCGAACGAGTTCACCGAGGCCTTCGAGGACCTCTATCTTTCAAGCCTCGTCGAGCTCGGGCTCATCCTTTTCCTCATAACATTCGTGGTGCTCGCGATAGCGAAGCTCCTGATCGCAAGGTTTTCGTACCAGGGCGGTAAATTCTAGATGAACGCGCATTATATAAAAAGGACGCTGGCCAATTACGGGGCGCTTACGGTCTCGGCCCTCTCGGCCGTTTTCGGCATATTCTTCCTTTTCTGGATATTGAAGGACGTGCTCGTCCTGGGCTTCAGCGCCATAAACCTTGATTTCTTCACCCAGCTCCCTGCCCCCGCGGGCATGGAAGGGGGCGGGCTCGCGAACGCCATTGCCGGGACCTTCCTCATAACCGCGCTCGCGACCGTCATCGGCGTTCCCGCGGGCATAATGGCAGGCACGTACCTTTCGGAATACGGACGGAAGAGCAGGATGGCATCGGTCGTGAGGTTCATATCCGACATCCTCGTAAGCGCGCCGTCCATAGTAATAGGCGTCTTCGTCTATGCGCTCCTCGTCAAGCCTTTCGGGGGGTTTTCCGCCATCGCGGGCGCGGTGGCCCTGGCCATAATAATGCTCCCGGTGGTCATTCGGACGGCCGAGGAGATGCTGAAGCTCGTGCCTGACGCGACCAGGGAAGCGGCCCTGGCCCTCGGAGCGCCGCACTGGAAGGTAACTGTCCAGGTCGTCTACAGGGGGGCTGCCCGCGGCATAGTCACGGGCGTAATGCTCGCGGTCGCAAGGGTCTCTGGCGAGACCGCGCCGCTACTATTTACCTCGTTCAATAACTCCTTCTGGAACTTCAGCCTCACCGAGCCCACGGCCACGCTCACGGTAACGATATTCAACTACGCTATGGGCCCCTACGAGGACTGGCACCAGAAGGCGTGGGCCGCGGCCCTCCTTATAACGGCTATTGTGTTGCTTGTGAACATCATTTCAAGGATAATAGTGAGAGGCAAGGCTGGATAGATGAAAGACAAGCTGACGATAAAGGACCTCAATTTCTGGTACGGCGACAAGCAGGCCCTGAAGGACATAAACCTCCACATCAGGGAAAAGCAGATAACCGCCCTCATCGGGCCGTCCGGGTGCGGGAAGACGACCTTTTTGAGGTGCCTCAACAGGATGCACGACCTCTACCCCGGGAACAGATACGAGGGCGAGATACTGCTTGAAGGCAGAAACATACTGGAAAAGGGCCTCGACCTCATAAAGCTACGGGGTAAGATCGGCATGGTCTTCCAGAAGCCCACGCCTTTCCCAATGTCCATTTACGAGAACATCGCATTCGGGCTTAAGCTCATGGGCATAAAGAGCAAGGGAGAGGTGTCCGGCAGGGTCGAGAAGGCCCTGAAGGACTCCGCCCTGTGGGACGAGATACGCGACAGGCTCCACGGGCCTGCCCTATCGCTCTCCGGCGGGCAGCAGCAGAGGCTCTGCATCGCCCGGGCCATCGCGGTCGAGCCCGAGGTCATCTTGATGGACGAGCCCTGCTCGGCACTCGACCCCGTTGCCACGGCCAAGATAGAGGACCTCATGACCGGCATAAAGGAGAACTACACGGTCGTGATAGTCACGCACAACATGCAGCAGGCCGCAAGGGTTTCGGAGTATACCGGGTTTTTCATGCTCGGCGAGGTCGTGGAGTTCGACACCACAGAGAAGATATTCACGGCCCCTTCTAATAAGCTCACGGAAGACTATATAACAGGGCGTTTCGGCTAGCAGGTTGCTGAAAAACTCATAGCACGTTCAGGCTGCTCAAAAAGTCCAAGATGCAAGGAGTCGAAAAATGAGGAATGAGGCGTACTCTCCTTGTACGCCGGAGTGTCCAATTTTGAAGACGACGCCGCAGATTGGGCTTTTTCAGCAGCCTGCCAGGCGGAAGCCTGCCTTAAGGAGGAAGAATGACCCGCGAAGCATACCACAAGTCGATGAAGGGCCTCGAGGCCGACCTTCAGCAGATGGCCGGTCTGGTCGTAGACGCGATAAAGGGCTCTATCGAGGCATTGAAGACGAGGGACATTGAGAAGTCCCGCCATATAGTGCGGAACGACATGGAGATAAACAGGAAGCGCTTCCAGATAGAGGAGAAGTGCATTAGCCTCATAGCGACCCAGCAGCCCATGGCCGTCGACCTACGCATACTCGCTGCCATAATAAACATCATAACCGACCTCGAGCGCATCGGCGACCACGCCGAGGGCATCGCCAAGATAAGCGTCTCGATTGGCGAGGAGCCGTTGGTCAAGCCCCTTGTGGACATGCCCCTTATGGCGGAGAAGGCCGTATCCATGCTTGAGAGGTGTATGAAATCGTTTATCGAAAGGGACGTAAAGGCCGCCAGGGAGATATGCAATGAGGACGACGAGGTCGATGCCTATTACGACAAGATATACAACGACCTTGTGCTGCTAATGATAGACAACCCGAAGCTCATAAAGGATGCGACATATCTCATCTGGGCCGCGCACAATATCGAGAGGATGGCCGACAGGGTGACGAATATAGCGGAGAGGGTGGTTTATATGGTCACGGGCAAGATGGAGGAGATGAACGTCTCGAAGTACTGAGTGAAAACAGTTGATTAAGTCTGGCCTTAATCAAAAAGTATAAGATTATCTTGCTAATCCACTTGGAAGACTTGCGGCGGTTTCGAGCACCTGTACGACATCAGTCCTAAAAATAATTGGAACAATTTCGCGATTATTCAAAATAGTTTCTTTTCGCCCCCAATGAACTGAATACAATTTTTCATTTGTATTTGGTAACGGCGTCACCGTTGGCTGGCCTGGACCAGTATAAATATATATCCAATCACCTTTATTAACTATTCCATCTCCAAACCAAAAAAGATTATCTCGAATAGGGAAGGCCGAACCGTTTCCTGCCCGTATCCCAAGCATGATTCCATACTGACCCAGGTTTAAATTTTCATTGATATAGAGTACAATTCTCTCTTGATTGGCTATTCCTCTATCATAAACATCAACTGTTTTGATTTCGGTTAAGAGATTTACAAACATTTAAGCGCCCTCGCCTTTGAAAAAACGATTAGAGAACCAGCCTAAAGTTGCAAGAAGTAAACCTATAAAAATTAGACCATAACCATACCAAATACCATCTATAGACATGTCGATTCCAAAACTAATAAGACCTGTTCCTACGACAATAATTAGATTGCCAAGATGTTTCTCTTTTAGAAAGGAATTTATGCGTTCTTGAAGAACAGCGGCTTTTATTCTGCTTGCGGAAAGATCCGCATGGGTTTGCTTCAATTCATTCCGGGCCTCTTTAAGCTCCGCATCCTTTGATTGGAGCTCAAACTGGAGTTGGTTGACTACACCCGCCACTAAGGTTGCGGTAACTTCTCCTCCCATATTTTTCGATTTCGTTGCCGCTAACCCTTCAATAGTTTGAGCGATTGGGAGGCCTTTTAATGGGCTTTCTTCTAAAGCTTGAACAATCTCGGGCTTCACAACCTGAGTGCCTGTCGAGCCAGTATTTGCTGGCTTAGGAATTTCAATCTCACCAACCATTTAGCTCCTCATCTCAAAAAAATCAAGCCCCCGCCTTTACGGCCTCTCCCCTCAATAGCGGAAACCCCAATTCCTCCCTGGTCTTCAGATACCCTTCGGCGGAGCCTCTTGCAAGGGCCCTTACGCGGCCTATGAACCGGGTCCTTTCGGCAACGCTTATCGCGCCGCGCGCGTCCAGGAGGTTGAATGAGTGGGAGCACTTGAGGCAATAATCATACGCCGGGAGGTAGAGCCCCTTTTCCATTAACTTCCCGCACTCCTTTTCGTACATGTCGAAAAGGGTGAATAGCATCTGGGTGTCGGCCTCCTCGAAGTTGTGCTTCGAGTACTCTATCTCGGTCTGCTTGTGGACGTCACCGTAGTTTACGTCCTTCGACCATTTGAGGTCGTAGACGTTGTCCACGCCCTGGAGGTACATGGTTATCCTCTCAAGGCCGTAGGTTATCTCGCCGGAAACGGGTTTTAAATCAATGCCGCCAGCCTGCTGGAAATAGGTGAACTGGGTTATCTCCATGCCGTCGAGCCAGACCTCCCAGCCGAGGCCCCACGCGCCGAGCGTCGGGGACTCCCAATCGTCCTCGACGAATCGAATGTCATGGGCGAGCGGGTCGATCCCCAGTGCCTTGAGGCTCTCCAGGTAAATCTCCTGTATCTCGTCGGGCGAGGGCTTCAATATAACCTGGAACTGGTAATAATGCTGGAGCCTGTTCGGGTTCTCGCCGTACCTGCCGTCGGTCGGGCGTCTCGACGGCTCGACATACGCCGCCTTCCACGGCTCCGGCCCGAGCACCTTAAGGAAGGTTGCAGGGTGGAAGGTGCCCGCTCCCTTTTCAACGTCATAGGGCTGCATTATTACGCAGCCCCTCTCGGCCCAGAACCTCTGAAGGGTAAGTATCACATCCTGGAAATACACTGTAAGTTCCTCCAATCAGGGCCTGATAAAAGACCTTGGCCCTGTGCCATTCTACAAAAAATAGAGCCTTTAAGTCAAAAGTGAATTCCTCGATTCCCCTCTTTGCTAAAAGAGGGGTGAGGGGAGATTATAACTCGGTTTTTTATGCCCCTTGCTCCCACTTGGAAAAAGGGGTTCATGCCGGGCACCCTGCTATGCGGAGCTTGGCCATGAAGCGGCGGGTCTTGAGCTCTTTTCCGAGCTGAAATTTTATGAAATCAGAGAGAAGGCGCTCGCTCTCGTCGAGGAAGGCCTGGTCAGGCCTAAGGCGTGTGAGCTTTCCTTCCTCAAGGCGCGCGGCCATCGAGAGTAGGCCCGCTGTCCCCGGGGAGACCGGCACGAGGCCGCTGATCCCTGTTGAGCAGCCCCTGCATACGGTGCCGCCCCTATCAGAGCTGAAAAAGAGCCTTCCGCCCTCGTGCGCCTTCCTGCATGCCACGCACCCGTTGAGGTGCGGCAGATACCCCGTATTGGAAAGGAGCCGTATCTCGAAAAACCTCAAGCACTCCGGGCCGGGGCCGCCTTCGAGCATCTTAAGGAACGCCGCAAGCTCGCGGTATACAGCCGGGAGCGCCTGCCCCTCGCGTGTCATCTCGGATGCGAGCTCAAGCATGTAGCAGGCTTCCGAATACCTTTCAATATCGCCCCTCAGCCCGGAGAATGCGTCTATGAGGGACGCGTCCTCTACCCGGGCGAGGTCGCTCGTCCCGTTATGGAAAAAGAGGATATCGATATGGGAGGCGGGGTCGAGGTTGCCGACGAAGCGTTTCCGGGACCTCCGCGCGCCCTTGGCGATGCCGCTCATCTTGCCGCGCCCCAGGGTGTAGAAGGTGAGTATGCGGTCTGACTCGCCGTAGTCCACGGAATTCAGGACTATGGCCCTGTCCTTGTAGGTGCCGCGCTTCATGCTAAAGTAGCCCCGTTTTCATGAATATTGTCGCAAGGCCGAGGAACGTGAAGAACCCGCCCACGTCGGTCGAGGCCGTTACGAATATGCTCGAAGATATGGCCGGGTCGAAGTTGTATCTCTTTAGTATCAGCGGCATTATCGAGCCTATGAGCCCGGCCACCATCATGTTCGCTATCATCGCGAGGAATAGGAGGAGGCCCACATAGACGCTCGCGCCGAGAAGGAAGGCTATGAAGCCCGCGACCGCGCCTGTAAGGAAGCCGTTCGAGAAGCCGACGACGACCTCCTTCATGAGCAACCATTTTGCGTTTTTGAAGGTTATCTCGCCGAGGGCCAGCGCCCTCACGACGACCGTTATGGTCTGGGTGGCCGCGTTCCCGCCCATGCCGGCGACTATGGGCATGAGGACGGCGAGTATTACGAGCTGCTCGATGGTGCCCTCGAATATCTTCACTATCCCGGCGGCTGCCGAGGCTGTTACGAGGTTAAGAAAGAGCCACGGCACCCGCATGCGTATGGCCCTTGCAGGCGGATCGAGCGCCCGGGCGCCTATGTTGAGGCCCGCCATTTTATAAAAGTCCTCGAATATTTCCTCCTCGAGGACGTCCACTATGTCGTCTATGGTTATCCGTCCCACTAGCCTGCCGTCGTTATCGACGACCGGGACGGATATGAGGTCGTATTTCTGGAAGAGCTTCGCGGCCTCCTCCTGGTCCATGTCGGTCCGGACGCGTATGGCGTCCCTGTTCGTTATCTCGATTATCCGGGCCCTGGGCCCGGCCAGTATGAGCCTGTCGAGAGGGACCGCGCCGATGAGCCTGCCGTTGCCGTCCACCACGAAGACGCTCGATATGTTCTCTATGACGGCGGCCTTTCTCCTGACTTCCTCTATCGTCTCCTCGACCGTGGCTGTCTCGGGCACCGAGGCGAGCTCGGCCTGCATCTTCCCGCCCGCCGTGTCCTCGGGGTAGACCAGGAGCTTCTGTACGGCCAGGGACTCCTGCCGGTCGATGCCTTCGAGCACCTGCCGCGCGTCCTCGACCGGTAGCTCGGAGATGACGTCAGCCGCGTCGTCGGTCTCCATCTCGTGGACGACCTCTATGAGCTCCTCGGATGAAATGGAGGAGATGAGGACCTTCCTCAGGCGCTCGTCGACCTCGAGGATGACGGCAGAGGCCTGCTCAGGCGGGAGCAGCCTGAAGACCCGCATGGCCTGCTCTTCATCGAGAGAGCCCAGGATCCTCCCGATATCCGATGAATGCAGGCTTTCGAGAAGGCGGCTGATTTCGGAATCGCGCCCCTCGTCGAGATGGCCCCTGATTTCGTCAGTATGGTCGTTTTTGGCTTCGATGCTCATGCCATAGGCTCTTTAAGAACGGATTCTGGTCCCGAACCGGGCATTCCAAGCGGGAAAATCCGGTAACAAGTCGGCAGGCTGTTGCGAAAAAAGTATATCCTTGAAAAATTAGCACCGGTGCAGATATAAGTCAATAGGGAATAAGGAGATTTTGAGGGCAGAAAATCGATTTGGTATCTGCGGATAACCGAGGAGGGGTAATTTAAAAAAAATGGGGAAGCTGGTCTTTTTTCTACTTTGTTACCAAGGTGGGATTAAATGAAAAATAATATCGTCAGCTAATTTATACAATGAAGATTTCCATGTCAGTTTTTTCTTGCGCTTGTAGTACATAAGGAGAGTAAAAAAAACCAGGAATAAAGCAAGGCTTGTGATAAGGAAGATTTCAAGCACAGAGTTTTATCGCTCTAAAAAGAAAGGCCCCATGACGGTCCGCATGACGTGCTCGGTCGTGGAGCCGAGGACCATCTCAACGAGCCTTGAATGGTGGGAGGTGCCCATGAAAAGGAGGTCGTGCCCGTTGTCCTTGTAGTAGTTCTCAATGATGATGGGGGCGTCGCCCTTCCTGTGGATGAAGCTCGCCTCTATGCCGTAGGGCTTAAGGTATGTGCGGGCGTCGTTCAGGAGGGGGTCTTCTTCCTCGCTGGACGATACGGTGAGGACCGTAAGCGAGAGGTCCAGGGTCTTGGCCCATTCCGCGGCGGAGTGCATTGCCCTGCTCGCGTTGGGGCTGCCGTCATATGCGAGAAGCGGCTTTTTAGGCTCCGAGAAGCGCTCGGGCACTATGAGGACCGGCTTGGGCGACCTCCTCAAGACGCTCTCGGTCGTCGAGCCCAGGAGGCCGTACTCGAACCGGGCGTTGACGCCCCGCCTTCCGATTACGACCAGGTCCGCGACCTTGGCCTTGTCCACTATTTCATTTGCGACGACGCCGAAGGATATCTGCGTTTCGCATTGCGTCCCGTTCTCCTTGCAGGTGTCCTCGAAGGCGGAAAGTATGGTCTTTCCCCTGGCCTCAAGGGCCTCGCGCATACGGGTCGAGAAGTTCATGAACGGCTCGAAGCCGAGGGAGCCCGATATGTCGTGGAGGAACGGCCCTTCGAGGGAGACGACGTCGACCACGTTCATGCCGACAAGCCCGGCGCCGAACTTCGACGAAAGCCACATCGAGTAGTCCAGCGCCGACTTGCCGTATACTGATCCGTCCTGCGGGACGAGTATCGTCTTTATCATGCCAGCGCCGGCTCGCCCATGTTCGATGCTTCCACAGTCACCTCGTCCCTCTCCGCGTCCACCTTGAAGAAGTCCCCCTCTTTCCATTTGAGGGTTATGGGGACCTTCACCTTCTCGTCCACGTGCCTCTTAAGGAACCTTGCACCGTACCGCTGGTTATAACCCTTCTCGACCAGAACGTCAACCGCTTTTTCGGTGACCGAGAGGTGCTTGCCGTAGCCTTCCATGTGCTCGCGTATCTTCTCGAGGTACATATGCGTAAGCTGCCTGACTTCGTTCCTCGTAAGGGGCGTAAAGACGATCACGTCGTCGATGCGGTTGAGGAACTCGGGGCTTAAGGTGTTCTCCACCTCTTTTATGATGTCTTTCTTGTAGGACCGGGCGTCCACATCGTTCTCGGTCATGAAGCCCAGCGGTTTCACGTACTTCCTGAAGACGTCCGCGCCGAGGTTGCTGGTCATGATAATGACGGTGTCGCTGAAGTAAACCCTTTTCCCCCTGCCGTCCGTGAGCCACCCCTCGTCAAAGACCTGGAGGAAGAGGTTAAGGACGAACGGGTGCGCCTTCTCCACCTCGTCAAGGAGCACTACCGAATAAGGGTTTTCGCGGACCGGGTTGGTGAGGAGGCCCCCCCGCTCCGAGCCCACTATGCCCCTCGGCATGCCGATTAGCTTATCTACCGCAACGCCCGAGTCCTTGTACTCGCTCATGTCCAGGCGTATCATCTTCTTTTCGTCGCCGAAGAGAAAGTCCGCGAGCGACTTCGCAAGCTCGGTTTTCCCCACGCCAGTGGGGCCCAGGAAAAGGAGCACGCCGTCGGGCCTTGCGAAGTTCTCCTTCAAGGGGCCCTTGTTGAGCCGGAGCCTCTTCGAGAGGGCGTTGATAGCCTCCTTCTGGCCCACGACCCTCCTTGCGAGGGTCTTTTCCATGTCCTTGAACCTGCCGACCGTGTCCCTGAAGATCATGTCCCTGGGTATTCGCGTCTCCTGGGAGATGACCTCTATTATGTCGTCCGGGCCCACGGGCTCGGACGGCCTGTTTATCTCGACCTTCACGCAGGAGGTGTCGAGCCAGCCGATGACCTTGTCCGGCATCTTGAGGCTGCGCATGTACCTCTGGCTCATGTCGAGGCCGGTCTCTACGGCCTCGTCCGTCACCTTGACCGAGTAGCTCTTCTCAAGCCTCGGCCTTATGCCGTAGAGTATCTTCCTCGTCTCATCGACGGACGGCTCCTGTATGTGGACGAGCCTGAACCTCCTGGCCAGCGCCTCGTCCTCGGCTATGAACTCCTTGTACTCGGAGAGCGTGGTCGCGCCTATTATCTGGACCTCGCCCCTCGACAGGGTCGACTTGAAGATATTGGCCGCGTCCGAAGGCACTCCCATTGCCGAGCCCGCGCCGATGAGCGTATGGGCCTCGTCGATAAAGAAGATTATGTTCTTCCTCTCCTTTATTTCCTTTATTATCTTCTCAATCCTGTCCTCGAACATGCCCCTGAAGATGGTCCCGGCCACGACCGAGTTCATCTGCAGGTTCACTATCTGCTTGTCGCGGAGGCGCTTCGGCACCCTCTTGGGCTCTAGCTCTATCCTCCTCGCGAGCCCCTCGACGACCGCGGTCTTGCCCACGCCCGGCTCGCCGATTATCATGACCGAGTTCGAGCGTTCCATGTGGCAGAGTATCTCCATCACCTGGTCTATCTCCGCGTCCCTGCCGATTATGACGGGGAGCTTGTCGAATCTCGCGAGCTTATTGAGGTTCACGGCGAAGTGCTTGAGGTTCGGCGGGAGCTCGTATTTCTTCTTGAGCTCCTCCTCCATCTCTTCCTTGCTCCTGACCTTCACGGTGATCCTCCGCATGACGTAGTCGGGGTCAAGGCCGAAGCTGCGGAAGACCTTCGCAGGGAGGCTGTGGTTTTCCTGGAATATGGCAATGAAGAGGTCGGTAGAGTCGAGTTCGTCGCGGCCCCACCTCTGGGCCTCCTCGCGGGCGAGCCTGAAGACGTTCCTTGTGGCGGGCGGTATCTTCAGGCCCAGGCCGATGTACTGGCGGGAGACGTTCAGGTGCTCGTTAAGGAAGTTTATTACATGGAAGATGTCGAGGTTCAGGTCCTCCATCACCTCGCGGAAGAAGTTCTCCTCCACCTTGGCAAAGGCAAGGAAAAGGTGCTCTACGCCGAGATAATAATGCTGGCGGTTCTTGCTCTCCTCTATGGCGGCGTCCAGAACCCGTCGAGCAGCCGGCGTAAGCTTCTCTTTTATCTCTTCAAGTTCGGTCATGATTAGCCTCTTTTGGCCCGCCGGGGGGGGTACCCGGGCGGACGGTTGGGGCCTGACAAGCCGTTCGGCTCATTAGGTTCAGGTTTTCAAGCTTTCCCTAATCGCCTTTTACGCTGCCGCTTTATGGGTTATGGGGCGGCTGTTTGCGCCCGCTTATGTTCTCGTCTCCAAGCGGCAGAGCCTTTTTTGCCCGAATGGGCAACGCCATTACTTAATTCTACCACAGTCCTTTTCGGGGTTCGTAGGGATTTCGGCTCTCGAATTCCT encodes the following:
- the glyQ gene encoding glycine--tRNA ligase subunit alpha; amino-acid sequence: MYFQDVILTLQRFWAERGCVIMQPYDVEKGAGTFHPATFLKVLGPEPWKAAYVEPSRRPTDGRYGENPNRLQHYYQFQVILKPSPDEIQEIYLESLKALGIDPLAHDIRFVEDDWESPTLGAWGLGWEVWLDGMEITQFTYFQQAGGIDLKPVSGEITYGLERITMYLQGVDNVYDLKWSKDVNYGDVHKQTEIEYSKHNFEEADTQMLFTLFDMYEKECGKLMEKGLYLPAYDYCLKCSHSFNLLDARGAISVAERTRFIGRVRALARGSAEGYLKTREELGFPLLRGEAVKAGA
- the pstC gene encoding phosphate ABC transporter permease subunit PstC; the protein is MPSRDIPEKGASDRGPAAAARRYAAARAGDAVFKGAAWFFAASVIALMLLIFVILLKESWLSIKTFGLGFLVSSTWDPVALQFGALPSVYGTLVSSAIAIIIALPISIGIAIFLTEMAPKRVSGPVGSAIELLASIPSIIYGMWGLFVFAPVLSEHVEPFLIDRLGFIPLFSGAPLGIGMLPAGFILAIMIIPFISSVTRDIFRMVPPMLKESGYGVGATKWEVIWKIVIPYTRSGIIGAVILGLGRALGETMAVTFLIGNAQNISISLLDPATSISATLANEFTEAFEDLYLSSLVELGLILFLITFVVLAIAKLLIARFSYQGGKF
- the recO gene encoding DNA repair protein RecO, yielding MKRGTYKDRAIVLNSVDYGESDRILTFYTLGRGKMSGIAKGARRSRKRFVGNLDPASHIDILFFHNGTSDLARVEDASLIDAFSGLRGDIERYSEACYMLELASEMTREGQALPAVYRELAAFLKMLEGGPGPECLRFFEIRLLSNTGYLPHLNGCVACRKAHEGGRLFFSSDRGGTVCRGCSTGISGLVPVSPGTAGLLSMAARLEEGKLTRLRPDQAFLDESERLLSDFIKFQLGKELKTRRFMAKLRIAGCPA
- the pstB gene encoding phosphate ABC transporter ATP-binding protein PstB, giving the protein MKDKLTIKDLNFWYGDKQALKDINLHIREKQITALIGPSGCGKTTFLRCLNRMHDLYPGNRYEGEILLEGRNILEKGLDLIKLRGKIGMVFQKPTPFPMSIYENIAFGLKLMGIKSKGEVSGRVEKALKDSALWDEIRDRLHGPALSLSGGQQQRLCIARAIAVEPEVILMDEPCSALDPVATAKIEDLMTGIKENYTVVIVTHNMQQAARVSEYTGFFMLGEVVEFDTTEKIFTAPSNKLTEDYITGRFG
- the pstS gene encoding phosphate ABC transporter substrate-binding protein PstS, translated to MKKILLLALIFLGLSVGTASAQLINGAGATFPYPLYSKWAYEYNRATGVRLNYQSIGSGGGIRQVTAGTVDFGASDAPLGAKELGDAGLVQFPMAVGGVVPVVNLEGVSPGSLQLTGEVLADIFLGKITKWNDQRIAALNPGVKLPDTKITVVHRSDGSGTTWIFANYLSKVSPEWKGKVGFGTAVNWPAGVGGKGNEGVAMYVKRMKNSIGYVEYAYAIQNKLTHAKLSNKAGSFVEPSMETFQSAAANADWKGTPGFGVVLTDQSGKDSWPIAGATFILVKKNQSDCKKATEVLKFFGWAYRNGAEMAKSLDYVPIPPAVYGLMEAAWARDIKCNSQPVWGK
- the pstA gene encoding phosphate ABC transporter permease PstA, with amino-acid sequence MNAHYIKRTLANYGALTVSALSAVFGIFFLFWILKDVLVLGFSAINLDFFTQLPAPAGMEGGGLANAIAGTFLITALATVIGVPAGIMAGTYLSEYGRKSRMASVVRFISDILVSAPSIVIGVFVYALLVKPFGGFSAIAGAVALAIIMLPVVIRTAEEMLKLVPDATREAALALGAPHWKVTVQVVYRGAARGIVTGVMLAVARVSGETAPLLFTSFNNSFWNFSLTEPTATLTVTIFNYAMGPYEDWHQKAWAAALLITAIVLLVNIISRIIVRGKAG
- the phoU gene encoding phosphate signaling complex protein PhoU; its protein translation is MTREAYHKSMKGLEADLQQMAGLVVDAIKGSIEALKTRDIEKSRHIVRNDMEINRKRFQIEEKCISLIATQQPMAVDLRILAAIINIITDLERIGDHAEGIAKISVSIGEEPLVKPLVDMPLMAEKAVSMLERCMKSFIERDVKAAREICNEDDEVDAYYDKIYNDLVLLMIDNPKLIKDATYLIWAAHNIERMADRVTNIAERVVYMVTGKMEEMNVSKY